The window aGGCAGAGGGTTTTTAGGTCCAATTTTGCCTGTGGCATCGTGAGGCAACATTATTTTTATCTTGATACCAACGACCAATCGTACAGGAAGTCCTCATAATAACTAAAGAAACCGAAAAGAAGGCTGAACATtgattttgagtgtatttcttttattttatcaGATGTTTCCTCTATGTGTGCAAAGTTCATGTTCCATATAATAGTAGGGTTTGTGGTAACTGTATTTTCTTGTAATTCATAAACACTGGGGAAGGAATGTTCGTGCTGAAGGTAGAAAATGAACATCATCGTCAAAGAATACTTGGATAAACCTCGCTCTTTACAAGTCAATTCGTGTAGTTGAGCCCAGTATTTTATCACTAGCATCACGGATCTCAACTTGTTGTctactgataaataattttttatcaactGGTCATTTTCAACTCCACTCAAAAAGCTGAAATTCATATCACACATCAAcccatttttattttgaaacaacaatatcaataaattattgcaCTTTCAATTATTCAGATTCTTCTTCTGCTTTTCTTCGGCAACCTTCTTCTGTGGCAACGAATTGTAACAAATCAACAGCAGTGATTATACCAAGTGCTTCGTTTTTGTCTACAACAACCACAAATGATTCCCTTTCCAACGTTCTTGAAACAACTCCCAAAGTTCCAGAGCTAGATATTTTGGAGAAAATTGTCTCAACTATAGTTGATATTTCATCACTTGCAGTTATTTTCTTTGCTATAAGTTTATTTAGTAAATTCTGCATAGTCACCACACCTACGAGAGAACCATCATTGTCAACAATTGGT is drawn from Harmonia axyridis chromosome 7, icHarAxyr1.1, whole genome shotgun sequence and contains these coding sequences:
- the LOC123685358 gene encoding speckle targeted PIP5K1A-regulated poly(A) polymerase-like, with the protein product MNFSFLSGVENDQLIKNYLSVDNKLRSVMLVIKYWAQLHELTCKERGLSKYSLTMMFIFYLQHEHSFPSVYELQENTVTTNPTIIWNMNFAHIEETSDKIKEIHSKSMFSLLFGFFSYYEDFLYDWSLVSR